The genomic window CAGCGCAACGGTTAGGTTTTGAACCTTTTGTGAATATGGCTCCTGTGGAGTTGCGAGGAAATTGGACAGAAGAGCAAGCAGAAGTAGCGATTCGTGCTGCGTATCGTCAGGTACTCGGTAACGATCATCTGATGTCTTGTGAGCGACTCTTGAGTGCAGAATCTTTACTGAGAAATGGTGCCATTTCCGTCAAAGATTTTATCAGAGCGATCGCTCTGTCTGAGCTATACCGCAATAAATTTTTCCATAGCAATCCCCAAAATCGCTTTATCGAACTCAATTATAAACATCTATTAGGTAGGGTTCCCTACGACCAATCGGAAATCGCCTATCACAGCGATCTATATCATCAAGAGGGATACGAAGCAGAAATTAATTCTTATATCGACTCTCTTGAATATCAAGAAAACTTTGGTGATAGAATCGTACCCTATTGTCGAGGGTTTTCAAGTCAGCGCAATCAAAAAACCGTTGGCTTTAGTCGGACCTTTCAACTCTATCGAGGATACGCTAATAGCGATCGCGCTCAAGGCAATAGTCATCAAGGTAAGTTAATTCAAGAAGTCGCCCGCAATAGTGCTTCCCCTGTGTACATTGGTGAGACAGCAGAAGTCTTATGCGGTGTGTCTGGTGGCAACCGTGACCAAGTCTATCGCCTGAGAGTGGTACAAAAAGGAGTCATAGGGACAAAAACCCAACTACGTCGTAGTTGTCGAGAATACCTTGTTCCCTACGAACAGCTATCCAATAAATTACAGCAAATCAACCGTCAAGGTGGCAAGGTAATCAATATTACCCCTGCTTAACCT from Crocosphaera subtropica ATCC 51142 includes these protein-coding regions:
- a CDS encoding phycobilisome linker polypeptide; the encoded protein is MTSLTAAQRLGFEPFVNMAPVELRGNWTEEQAEVAIRAAYRQVLGNDHLMSCERLLSAESLLRNGAISVKDFIRAIALSELYRNKFFHSNPQNRFIELNYKHLLGRVPYDQSEIAYHSDLYHQEGYEAEINSYIDSLEYQENFGDRIVPYCRGFSSQRNQKTVGFSRTFQLYRGYANSDRAQGNSHQGKLIQEVARNSASPVYIGETAEVLCGVSGGNRDQVYRLRVVQKGVIGTKTQLRRSCREYLVPYEQLSNKLQQINRQGGKVINITPA